The Denticeps clupeoides chromosome 4, fDenClu1.1, whole genome shotgun sequence genome segment AAGGTagcttaaaaaacaaaaaataagatgCACTTGTCCTCAGCCTTCTTGGACCTGAAATCAGCAGGACAAGGTGTCGCTTCCAGCAGGGGTCACTGTTACTCACGTtttggttttctgttttttaccaGCTCCTGCAGCCTCAGCACACTGCTGATagatgggggaggggggggggatcatGCATTCATTggttttaattacaataaaaaaaatggaaaaaaaaaatcaaacaatacCTGTCTCTTCCTAGTCACCCGAAAGAACTTATCAATGCGCAACTGTTTGCTTTTCCCGGCGGCTTTTTGTTCCTCCTTTGTTTTCCTGTTCTCCTGTCGAGACTGACGGAACTTCTCCATCCGGCTTCGGATCCGGTGCTCTCTACAACCAGTCATTTGTGTGCAGTGAGCTATGCTTTGTCAATGTGAGCCACGGTTTTGTCCACTGAGGTCTGCAGTTTTTTGTTCTCAATCATGTACAATTCTATTTCTCCATGTTCTACATAAACCCAGAACTTCTTACTTCACATGTTTCTGTCCACACAAGAACTGGACAAGACTCTCTTCATCAGGTTCCTTCCAGGCCAGCTCAGGGGCACCAGAATGCAGTGTGTTCAGGAACAGATTTCGGGCATCCTGGTACTGCCAGTTCACAGGGATAGGATGTATCTGTAGTTGTGGAATTGTGGAAAACATGGTGAGGGGGAATCATGTTCCAAGTCTGGATACTGGTTGGAAACATTTACCTTTTTGTTGACATTCTGTGTCACACTCTCTATTGTACAATGCTGTTTGATAAGTGATAGAGCTCGCCTGGGTCCAAGACCAACAATCTTCTCACAGTAGTCACAACCCAACAAGATGCACAAGTCAATAAACTGGTAATAACAAAGGAATACAATATATAGTCATTTCTAAATGCACATTCATATAAAATCACATTCTTTTAACTAAGGGACATCTTACCTGCGCTTGTGTTAGCTTTAATTCTTCTAAAATCTTGGGCAAGGAGAACTCAATAACGTCACTATAAGAAAATACAAATGACCacaattaaaaatatgtttcagGGATTTTAAAGCTACAGCACATTACATGGCCCTGTTCAATAGCATTGCGGTCTGATACACATATTGATCAATCTTGTCTCACCAATGGACACGAATACAAAAAGAACACGAATGAATGCACACACTCTTAGAAACATTACATCATGGTTCCAACTCTTTcaaacagacacaacacagCCCTACCTTGACTGACATTACTTCACAGTGAATCATATGAGtaaatacataattattatGGAGCACAATAACTTTACTTTGAGTCCCCTCTCACCTGTCCTTTTTGGCGTTGAGCTGACGAAGGAGGACAGTACCTCCAAAAGCCAGTGTGTCCATGTCCTCTGAAGCCACAGCATCCACTGAGCCGGATTTCAAAAGGTGGGCACAGTATGCTTCCCCATCGCCTGGAGCCTACATAGGTGATGAAACACACTAACTAATGCTAGGCAATAATTGacgggaaaaaaatacaaaccattAAATGCTAACATTATCTGACACCAATAAATTTTATAATCTGGTTATTGCACcaaatatattacaatatttatttgtgtcagATAATATTAATTACTTTAAGGAAAGCATGTCATGGATACTATGCATGCAAGGAACTTGAAATGTATTCCTGACCTGAACAAAGGGAACACCCATGAGTTTCAGAAGATTCATGCAGTCCTGAGTCTGAAAAGACACTGAACAGGCAGCTATTaaatttagattagattagattcaactttattgtcattacacatgtacaagtacagggcaacgaaatgtagtcaCAGGGCAACGAAATACATGAAGCCACAAAAACTCAATATTAAT includes the following:
- the LOC114788779 gene encoding probable flap endonuclease 1 homolog isoform X1; this encodes MGITKLTDLIRIDAPSAISHKVIGDYTGKVIALDASILMHQFRAAIPSMQHLSPLTGLFFRTLTFLEHDIKPVFVFEGRPPEQKRALLEKRRQSAGFHSPECPNAAACSVSFQTQDCMNLLKLMGVPFVQAPGDGEAYCAHLLKSGSVDAVASEDMDTLAFGGTVLLRQLNAKKDSDVIEFSLPKILEELKLTQAQFIDLCILLGCDYCEKIVGLGPRRALSLIKQHCTIESVTQNVNKKIHPIPVNWQYQDARNLFLNTLHSGAPELAWKEPDEESLVQFLCGQKHVKEHRIRSRMEKFRQSRQENRKTKEEQKAAGKSKQLRIDKFFRVTRKRQQCAEAAGAGKKQKTKT
- the LOC114788779 gene encoding probable flap endonuclease 1 homolog isoform X2 translates to MGITKLTDLIRIDAPSAISHKVIGDYTGKVIALDASILMHQFRAAIPSMQHLSPLTGLFFRTLTFLEHDIKPVFVFEGRPPEQKRALLEKRRQSAGFHSPECPNAAACSVSFQTQDCMNLLKLMGVPFVQAPGDGEAYCAHLLKSGSVDAVASEDMDTLAFGGTVLLRQLNAKKDSDVIEFSLPKILEELKLTQAQFIDLCILLGCDYCEKIVGLGPRRALSLIKQHCTIESVTQNVNKKIHPIPVNWQYQDARNLFLNTLHSGAPELAWKEPDEESLVQFLCGQKHVKEHRIRSRMEKFRQSRQENRKTKEEQKAAGKSKQLRIDKFFRVTRKRQCAEAAGAGKKQKTKT
- the LOC114788779 gene encoding probable flap endonuclease 1 homolog isoform X3, with the protein product MGITKLTDLIRIDAPSAISHKVIGDYTGKVIALDASILMHQFRAAIPSMQHLSPLTGLFFRTLTFLEHDIKPVFVFEGRPPEQKRALLEKRRQSAGFHSPECPNAVSFQTQDCMNLLKLMGVPFVQAPGDGEAYCAHLLKSGSVDAVASEDMDTLAFGGTVLLRQLNAKKDSDVIEFSLPKILEELKLTQAQFIDLCILLGCDYCEKIVGLGPRRALSLIKQHCTIESVTQNVNKKIHPIPVNWQYQDARNLFLNTLHSGAPELAWKEPDEESLVQFLCGQKHVKEHRIRSRMEKFRQSRQENRKTKEEQKAAGKSKQLRIDKFFRVTRKRQQCAEAAGAGKKQKTKT
- the LOC114788779 gene encoding probable flap endonuclease 1 homolog isoform X4: MGITKLTDLIRIDAPSAISHKVIGDYTGKVIALDASILMHQFRAAIPSMQHLSPLTGLFFRTLTFLEHDIKPVFVFEGRPPEQKRALLEKRRQSAGFHSPECPNAAACSVSFQTQDCMNLLKLMGVPFVQAPGDGEAYCAHLLKSGSVDAVASEDMDTLAFGGTVLLRQLNAKKDSDVIEFSLPKILEELKLTQAQIVGLGPRRALSLIKQHCTIESVTQNVNKKIHPIPVNWQYQDARNLFLNTLHSGAPELAWKEPDEESLVQFLCGQKHVKEHRIRSRMEKFRQSRQENRKTKEEQKAAGKSKQLRIDKFFRVTRKRQQCAEAAGAGKKQKTKT